One window from the genome of Leucobacter aridicollis encodes:
- a CDS encoding amidohydrolase has translation MGEATADLIIAGARVHSLVAGDADLSPRSIAIAGGRIIAVGKPDEIAEAFSGPNTQIDDASGSTITPGLIDAHLHPIQGVELCQGVDLGSVRDLRDLRNALGAEAARVRAGSAGGWVRAWNLDYAVFDGAPLDSRFLDDAVGDLPAMVFFFDFHTAVASAEALRLAGITGAREFDDTSVIVVDSSGVPTGELREDSAYQPILEIAPKPTRDETLEAARATFAKMRRSGLTGGTIMDGNSETLDLLQALDTTGMGLPVRIVSAMDIKPSYSAETRAAIKAQVDRGGNRWRGGVIKLYADGVIDTGAGWLYEADADGAGLTGFWPNQADFAATVKEFAEAGFQIATHAIGDRAVGETITAYEAAGPIARTGVPHRIEHLETLTPDDVERLAANGITASMQLPHMQWRIADGSDEWARRLGPERAARGWAAGSVTRAGAPLALGSDWPIADLDARIGLAWAMLRRAPGDTDGFVYEPEERLSAAQALHGYTRGAALAQGDDDLGIIRAGARADLAVWSADPLGVSGDDLATLPVRATYLDGLRTSHVE, from the coding sequence GTGGGAGAAGCGACTGCCGACCTGATTATTGCGGGTGCGCGCGTGCACTCACTTGTGGCCGGCGACGCCGATCTCTCGCCTCGCTCAATCGCGATCGCTGGCGGTCGCATCATCGCGGTGGGGAAGCCCGATGAGATCGCCGAGGCCTTCAGCGGGCCGAACACTCAGATCGATGACGCGAGCGGATCTACAATCACTCCCGGCCTGATCGATGCGCACCTGCACCCGATCCAAGGCGTGGAGCTGTGCCAGGGGGTTGACCTCGGAAGCGTGCGCGATCTGCGCGACCTCCGAAACGCGCTCGGTGCTGAGGCAGCGAGGGTGCGCGCGGGCTCCGCTGGGGGGTGGGTCCGCGCGTGGAACCTCGATTACGCCGTGTTTGACGGCGCACCGCTCGACTCCCGCTTCCTTGACGACGCCGTCGGCGACCTGCCGGCGATGGTGTTCTTCTTTGACTTCCATACTGCCGTCGCGAGCGCAGAGGCGCTGCGGCTTGCGGGAATCACGGGCGCCAGGGAATTCGACGACACTTCCGTGATCGTCGTCGACTCGTCGGGCGTGCCAACCGGAGAGCTCCGAGAGGACAGCGCCTACCAGCCGATCCTCGAGATTGCCCCAAAGCCGACCCGCGACGAGACACTCGAAGCGGCCCGCGCGACATTCGCGAAGATGCGGCGCTCGGGCCTTACCGGCGGCACCATCATGGACGGCAACTCCGAGACGCTCGACCTGCTCCAGGCTCTCGACACCACTGGCATGGGGCTTCCAGTTCGCATCGTGAGCGCAATGGACATCAAGCCGAGCTACTCGGCGGAGACACGAGCTGCAATCAAGGCGCAGGTCGACCGGGGCGGGAACCGGTGGCGCGGCGGCGTCATCAAACTCTACGCCGACGGTGTCATTGACACGGGGGCTGGCTGGCTCTACGAGGCCGACGCCGATGGGGCAGGGCTCACCGGGTTTTGGCCGAATCAGGCAGACTTCGCCGCGACAGTGAAAGAGTTTGCGGAAGCTGGGTTCCAGATCGCGACGCACGCAATCGGCGACCGTGCTGTCGGCGAGACGATCACCGCGTACGAGGCCGCCGGGCCCATCGCCCGTACCGGAGTGCCGCACCGCATCGAGCACCTCGAGACGCTCACCCCTGACGACGTCGAGCGCCTGGCGGCGAACGGCATCACTGCGTCGATGCAGCTTCCACACATGCAATGGCGCATCGCCGACGGCAGTGACGAGTGGGCGAGACGGCTCGGACCCGAGCGCGCAGCCCGCGGCTGGGCAGCTGGCTCCGTCACGCGAGCGGGCGCGCCACTCGCCCTTGGCTCCGACTGGCCGATCGCAGACCTCGATGCGCGCATCGGCCTCGCCTGGGCTATGCTTCGGCGTGCCCCCGGCGACACGGACGGGTTCGTCTACGAGCCTGAAGAACGACTTTCCGCCGCCCAAGCGCTACACGGATACACCCGCGGTGCAGCGCTCGCGCAGGGCGACGACGACCTCGGCATCATCCGTGCCGGTGCTCGTGCAGACCTCGCCGTGTGGTCTGCGGATCCCCTCGGGGTGTCAGGCGACGATCTCGCCACACTCCCCGTCCGGGCAACATACCTTGACGGGCTACGCACGTCGCACGTCGAATAG
- a CDS encoding Cpe/LpqF family protein (Related to clavulanate biosynthesis protein Cpe, which has an isomerase-like N-terminal domain and a beta-lactamase-like C-terminal domain.), with protein sequence MPAPALSSSTLAQHLNARAQRRRFGVAVAAVAVAVGLLTGCTSPSSAPEPSDPAGVVAIPDTAAAGQIEWALGLLNADTDITVDQLEGRFTKEFLAQMPAEDLAAQLNEGVRPLKPFKTTDYADVSEVVGAARITAANAESFSLEVRVEPDGTISEMLIRPAGK encoded by the coding sequence ATGCCCGCGCCCGCACTCTCGTCGTCGACTCTCGCGCAACATCTGAATGCCCGCGCCCAGCGACGCCGGTTCGGGGTGGCAGTCGCCGCAGTCGCGGTCGCAGTCGGGCTGCTGACGGGGTGCACATCGCCTTCGTCTGCCCCTGAGCCCAGCGATCCGGCCGGTGTTGTTGCGATCCCCGACACCGCCGCGGCCGGCCAGATCGAGTGGGCGCTCGGGCTGTTGAACGCCGACACCGACATCACCGTCGATCAGCTTGAAGGCCGGTTCACGAAGGAGTTCCTCGCTCAAATGCCGGCAGAAGACCTCGCGGCCCAGCTGAACGAGGGCGTACGGCCGCTTAAGCCGTTCAAGACGACTGACTACGCCGACGTGAGCGAGGTCGTCGGCGCGGCGCGCATCACTGCGGCGAACGCGGAATCGTTCTCGCTCGAGGTGCGGGTCGAACCAGATGGCACGATCTCCGAGATGCTGATCCGCCCCGCAGGCAAGTAG
- a CDS encoding Na+/H+ antiporter NhaC family protein: MVQNTALALLPVLTVLVVSVLTKRALLGLFSGAIVGAILIGGWGFFDSLVGLVGSSLSNETVHWLVLVVVLFGILIAYFNVSGAVSDFAKWTERFVNSRRKSLLLTWLLTIALFIDDYLNALTVGTSMKRVTDRYNVPRTMLGSVVKLTSAPIAIVIPFSTWAIFFSALLEQDGVTVNGSGFGAYIAGLPYVFFGWIALIVGLLLALGVLPLVGPLKREQARVDLTGDTLPEGLTPEERAFELAEDGSEGKRPLPFNFLIPIITLVVVTILTEVDIVKGAAAAVVVAIILYLVQRRMTFKDVVEQAFEGIMSMAYVMVLFVLAFMVQQINMDLQLADWVIGATEPIMNGALLPAIVFLVCGLYAYATGAFWDLAAVITPVVLPLAIAVGVDPVLAGAAVFSGAALGSTTCLYGDGMILASKSVGVKPLNLMLSILPYAGFAAALSFIAYLIAGYVSFGG, from the coding sequence GTGGTCCAAAACACTGCTCTGGCGCTGCTGCCAGTCCTTACCGTCCTTGTCGTGTCGGTGCTCACCAAGCGAGCACTGCTCGGCCTCTTCTCGGGCGCCATCGTTGGCGCAATCCTCATCGGTGGATGGGGGTTCTTCGACTCGCTCGTCGGGCTCGTTGGCTCCTCCCTGTCGAACGAGACCGTGCACTGGCTCGTGCTGGTCGTCGTATTGTTCGGCATCCTCATCGCCTACTTCAACGTGTCGGGGGCCGTCAGCGACTTCGCCAAGTGGACGGAGCGGTTCGTAAACTCACGCCGCAAGTCGCTGCTGCTCACCTGGCTGCTCACGATCGCGCTGTTCATCGACGACTACCTGAACGCGCTCACTGTGGGCACCTCGATGAAGCGTGTCACCGACCGCTACAACGTGCCACGCACCATGCTCGGCTCTGTCGTGAAGCTCACGTCAGCCCCGATCGCGATTGTCATCCCGTTCTCAACCTGGGCGATCTTCTTCTCGGCGCTGCTTGAGCAGGATGGCGTGACCGTGAACGGTTCGGGCTTCGGCGCATACATCGCTGGTCTGCCGTATGTCTTCTTCGGCTGGATCGCGCTGATCGTCGGCCTGCTTCTCGCCCTCGGCGTGCTGCCCCTGGTTGGGCCGCTGAAGCGTGAGCAGGCGCGCGTCGATCTGACGGGCGACACGCTTCCCGAGGGGCTGACCCCCGAGGAGCGCGCCTTCGAACTCGCTGAAGACGGCTCCGAGGGCAAGCGCCCGCTGCCGTTCAACTTCCTCATTCCGATTATCACCCTCGTTGTCGTGACGATCCTCACCGAGGTCGACATCGTGAAGGGCGCCGCAGCTGCCGTCGTCGTCGCAATCATCCTCTATCTCGTGCAGCGCCGGATGACATTCAAGGACGTCGTTGAGCAGGCGTTCGAGGGCATCATGAGCATGGCGTACGTCATGGTGCTGTTCGTGCTCGCCTTCATGGTGCAGCAGATCAACATGGATCTCCAGCTCGCTGACTGGGTCATTGGCGCGACCGAGCCAATCATGAACGGCGCCCTGCTGCCCGCGATCGTGTTCCTCGTCTGTGGCCTCTACGCGTACGCGACAGGCGCGTTCTGGGACCTCGCCGCTGTCATCACACCCGTCGTGCTGCCACTTGCAATCGCTGTTGGTGTCGACCCGGTGCTCGCAGGCGCAGCGGTCTTCTCGGGTGCCGCACTCGGCTCCACGACATGCCTGTACGGCGACGGCATGATCCTCGCGTCGAAGTCGGTTGGCGTGAAGCCTTTGAACTTGATGCTCTCGATCCTGCCGTACGCAGGGTTTGCCGCAGCGCTGTCGTTCATCGCCTACCTCATCGCAGGGTACGTCTCCTTCGGCGGCTAA
- a CDS encoding response regulator → MTTPRTGPDTRVLIVDDDTGARQLHSRFIANAPGFAVVAAVGTGLAAVEQIVHGEVDLVLLDMRLPDISGVEVLNRVRTLGPASPDVLVISASQDRVTVRQALAGQVVGYLVKPFTESALLGRLRVYRSDLARGQARPHDARELPLAQGEIDRLLSTGSVQARREHQGAQRIAGGQVDAVQGGAGQAGRAERAGLTSQAPGARLPKGISHVTLTEIIDALDPIIPLTSAELAAACAVSSATARRYLDYLVDIGSIDLSHRYGKRGRPEVLYRLVPPPGA, encoded by the coding sequence ATGACCACTCCCCGCACCGGGCCAGACACCCGGGTGCTCATCGTCGACGACGACACTGGCGCGCGGCAACTGCACAGCCGCTTCATCGCGAACGCTCCGGGCTTTGCCGTCGTCGCCGCTGTCGGCACCGGGCTGGCCGCGGTCGAGCAGATCGTGCACGGCGAGGTCGATCTGGTGCTGCTCGACATGCGGCTCCCAGACATTAGCGGGGTGGAAGTACTGAACCGTGTGCGCACGCTCGGACCAGCGTCGCCCGACGTGCTTGTCATCAGCGCCTCCCAGGATCGCGTCACGGTGCGCCAGGCTCTCGCAGGCCAGGTTGTCGGCTACCTCGTCAAGCCGTTCACAGAATCGGCGCTTCTCGGCAGGTTACGGGTCTACCGCAGCGACCTCGCGCGAGGCCAAGCGCGCCCTCACGACGCCCGGGAGCTTCCGCTCGCGCAGGGCGAGATCGACAGACTGCTGTCTACCGGCAGCGTCCAGGCGCGGCGGGAACACCAGGGAGCGCAGCGCATCGCGGGTGGGCAGGTCGACGCTGTGCAGGGCGGCGCCGGTCAGGCCGGGCGGGCCGAGCGGGCCGGGCTGACCTCCCAGGCGCCTGGCGCACGCCTGCCCAAGGGGATCTCGCACGTCACGCTGACCGAGATCATCGATGCGTTGGATCCGATAATTCCACTCACGTCCGCCGAACTCGCCGCAGCGTGCGCAGTGTCGTCGGCGACTGCGAGACGCTACCTCGATTACCTTGTTGACATTGGATCGATCGATCTGTCCCACCGGTATGGCAAGCGCGGCCGGCCCGAGGTGCTGTACCGGTTGGTTCCGCCGCCAGGCGCCTAG